In Paludibaculum fermentans, the genomic stretch CTTGTCCTGCGTCGACGAGCCATGGCGCTTTAGATAGACCTGGAACTTCTTCTTGGCCCGCCGCAGCTTCCAATCCTTGTAGCGCTGTTGAAGATCGCCCCGCCAGTCCGTCCGGATCTTCGCCTTGTGTCCGAGGTTGAATCGCAGCCAGATATAGCCGAACACCAGTCCACCCAGGTGGGCAAAGTGGCTCACTGCTCCGCCGCTGTCGCCCAGCGAACTCAGAAACACGATGGCGCCGATAATGATCACCATCCAGCGTGCCTCAATCGGGAACAGCCCGAAGAAATAGGTGGTCACCTTGGGGAACAGGATGCCGAAGGCCATCAGGGTGCCGTAGATTGCACCCGACGCCCCAATCGTGCGCGTGTCGAGGGATCCGAAGAAAAGATTGAGGACCACCACGCAGATGCCCGCGCCGACGCCGCAGAAGAAGTAGAACTGCAGGAATCGCCGGGTGCCCCAGATGCTCTCCAGCGGAGTGCCAAACATCCACAGCGACAACATGTTCATCAGGATGTGCCCGAAGCCCAGCGGGCTGTGCAGGAACATGTAAGTGAACAGTTGCCAGATGGCAAAGCTGCTCAACACCGAGCGGGGCACCAGGCCCAGCAACAGGAAAAAGTCGCCCAGCACCGTGCGCGCGCTCAGGAAATACACCACGAACAGAACGCTGTTGACGATGAGCAACCACTTGACGCCTGTCGTCATGTGGTTCATGGGAGGGGGGCCGTATCCACGGTCACGAACAGAAAAGGCCATTGCGCCAGAGTACGCCTCTGCAACCACAATACACTAACGCTTGCTGGGCGCGTACGGCGCGCCTGTCAGGCGACACCGCGATGGCTCGCGCGGTGCGTGGTGATGGCTCGCTGCAACAGGGCCAGGCCTTCCGACGCCGGAGCGGGCCGGGCCTGCCTCTGGCTCTCCACCAGAGCTTCCACACAGTCGCTGTCCAGCGCGTGCGGGGCATCCCTTCGAATGATGGAGAATACTTCATCCAGTGGGATCGCTTCCCGGTACGGCCGCTTTGCCGACAGCGCGTCGAAAACATCCGCCACCGCCAGCATCCGGGCCGGGATCGAGAGCTGATCCGCCTTAACGCCGCGGAAGTACCCGGTGCCGTCCAGCCGTTCATGGTGCGCTCCGGCCACAATCGCGATCTGCTCAAAGCCCTGAATCCGCTTCAGAATGGCTTCGGAATGGAAGGGATGCCGCTTCACCACGGCCCACTCGTCGGCCGTGAGCGCGACCGGTTTCTCCAGGATCGAGTTCGGCACGCTGAGCTTGCCCAGGTCGTGCAGCAGTGCCGCCCGCCGCAGCAGCGTGATTGTCGATCGATCCGCGTTCATGTGCTCCGCGATGCCGACCGCGGCTTCCGTCACCCGCCGTGAATGTTCACTTGTATAGGGCGATTTTGCGTCCACCACGTCCGCGAACGCGTCGCAGATGACATCCACTCGATCTCGGCTGGCGGCAACGCTGCCTTCGGCCGGTGACAGGCGCGCCACCGTCTGCGCCGCATAGGCAAGTTCGTTGTCCAGCGAGCTCTGCTGGGCCACGGCGTGCGCGGCCTTTACCAGTTCCGGATCGAACCAGCGTCCGCTGCGCGTCCGCGCCACTCGCAACGCCGCAGGCATGCCCGATTGCCGGTGGAACACCTCCAGGGTTTGCGCCAGGCTCAGGATGCGGGCGGCCATTGGAATCTGATCGCCGCGCAGCCCCAGCGGATAGCCGCCTCCGTCCCAATGCTCGTCCAGGCTGCGGATCGCTTCCGCGGTTCGTTCCGGGAACCCCATC encodes the following:
- a CDS encoding rhomboid family intramembrane serine protease; translation: MNHMTTGVKWLLIVNSVLFVVYFLSARTVLGDFFLLLGLVPRSVLSSFAIWQLFTYMFLHSPLGFGHILMNMLSLWMFGTPLESIWGTRRFLQFYFFCGVGAGICVVVLNLFFGSLDTRTIGASGAIYGTLMAFGILFPKVTTYFFGLFPIEARWMVIIIGAIVFLSSLGDSGGAVSHFAHLGGLVFGYIWLRFNLGHKAKIRTDWRGDLQQRYKDWKLRRAKKKFQVYLKRHGSSTQDKRGGPGDWIQ
- a CDS encoding HD-GYP domain-containing protein yields the protein MPTSVQQRRSRSVRLSDLVSALSYALDLTEGQPLGHAQRTCVLGIRLAQAIGLPEAEQSDLYYALLLKDSGCSSNAARMYQILGSDELRAKHDVKLIDWSSVNWSSLVYSLRHVRVGRPAWERLLALSQVAWQRHRQQKEVVEIRCERGASIARKMGFPERTAEAIRSLDEHWDGGGYPLGLRGDQIPMAARILSLAQTLEVFHRQSGMPAALRVARTRSGRWFDPELVKAAHAVAQQSSLDNELAYAAQTVARLSPAEGSVAASRDRVDVICDAFADVVDAKSPYTSEHSRRVTEAAVGIAEHMNADRSTITLLRRAALLHDLGKLSVPNSILEKPVALTADEWAVVKRHPFHSEAILKRIQGFEQIAIVAGAHHERLDGTGYFRGVKADQLSIPARMLAVADVFDALSAKRPYREAIPLDEVFSIIRRDAPHALDSDCVEALVESQRQARPAPASEGLALLQRAITTHRASHRGVA